One window of Thermocoleostomius sinensis A174 genomic DNA carries:
- a CDS encoding diacylglycerol kinase family protein: MSPTTQELPQETQRCSSALAKPSRSLSWRVASNLFVSFRYAWTGLSYAFQTQRNFRIHLFVGTIAIGLSVFLNLSRVEVAIIGLTIGAVLTMELLNTAIESVVDLTVRQTYHELAKIAKDCAAGAVLISAFASVIVACFLLIPPLIERVQTSWF; this comes from the coding sequence ATGTCGCCAACGACTCAAGAACTCCCACAAGAAACGCAACGGTGTTCTAGTGCCCTTGCCAAGCCCAGTCGATCGCTATCTTGGCGTGTTGCATCCAACCTGTTTGTCAGCTTTCGGTATGCTTGGACAGGACTGAGCTATGCGTTTCAAACGCAGCGCAACTTTCGCATTCACCTGTTTGTGGGCACAATTGCGATTGGTCTGAGCGTGTTCTTAAACCTGAGCCGGGTAGAAGTTGCCATTATTGGCTTAACCATTGGTGCAGTGCTAACCATGGAATTATTAAATACGGCGATCGAATCTGTTGTAGATTTAACGGTTCGGCAAACCTACCATGAGCTAGCTAAAATCGCCAAAGATTGCGCGGCTGGGGCAGTTTTGATTTCAGCCTTTGCGTCGGTGATCGTCGCTTGCTTTCTGTTGATTCCACCGCTAATTGAGCGGGTACAGACAAGTTGGTTTTAA
- a CDS encoding glycosyltransferase family 4 protein, whose translation MRIAQVAPLWERVPPPAYGGIELVVSLLSDELVRQGHEVTLFASGDSLTLAKLESVHPRALRLDPSVKEYAIYEMLQLAQVYERASEFDVIHSHMGCAALPYSKLVKTPTVHTLHGIFTPDNRKLYSHAKEQPYVSISNTQRDLNLGLNCVATVYNGIDVDSHKFFPQPDEPPYLAFLGRMSPEKGPHHAITIAKAVGLPLKMAGKVDVVDVEYFETEVKPHIDGEQIQFLGEANHEQKNNLMGRAVATLFPITWREPFGLVMVESMAAGTPVVAMRLGAASEVIDDEKTGFLCDSVDECIAAVHRIAEIDRRTCREHVLNHFSVKQMVKGYEAVYQQILANRVTRNGHFHHSVILQP comes from the coding sequence ATGCGAATTGCTCAGGTCGCTCCTTTGTGGGAAAGAGTTCCCCCACCGGCCTATGGCGGCATTGAATTGGTGGTTAGCCTATTGTCGGATGAGTTAGTCCGGCAAGGTCATGAGGTGACACTCTTTGCGTCTGGAGATTCGTTGACGCTGGCTAAACTAGAATCGGTTCATCCTCGGGCTTTGCGACTTGATCCGTCGGTCAAGGAGTATGCAATTTACGAAATGCTGCAATTAGCGCAAGTGTACGAACGAGCCAGTGAATTTGATGTGATTCATTCTCACATGGGCTGCGCTGCGCTTCCCTACTCTAAACTGGTAAAAACGCCGACGGTACATACCTTACACGGAATTTTTACACCTGATAATCGTAAGCTGTATTCTCATGCTAAAGAGCAACCTTACGTCAGTATTTCTAATACACAACGCGACTTAAATCTAGGGCTGAACTGTGTTGCTACCGTCTACAACGGTATTGATGTCGATAGCCACAAGTTCTTTCCACAGCCAGACGAGCCTCCTTACTTGGCGTTCTTGGGGCGAATGTCACCTGAAAAAGGCCCCCACCATGCCATTACGATCGCTAAAGCGGTTGGGCTGCCGCTCAAGATGGCTGGCAAAGTTGATGTGGTAGATGTTGAATACTTTGAAACTGAGGTGAAGCCTCATATTGATGGCGAGCAAATTCAGTTTTTAGGTGAAGCGAACCACGAGCAAAAGAACAATCTTATGGGACGGGCCGTAGCCACCCTGTTTCCCATTACTTGGCGCGAACCATTTGGACTCGTCATGGTCGAATCAATGGCAGCCGGTACTCCTGTGGTAGCGATGAGATTAGGGGCAGCTTCCGAAGTCATTGATGACGAAAAAACAGGATTTCTCTGTGACAGCGTTGACGAATGTATTGCTGCGGTTCATCGCATTGCAGAGATCGATCGCCGCACTTGCCGAGAACACGTGCTCAACCATTTCAGCGTTAAACAGATGGTGAAAGGGTATGAGGCTGTTTATCAGCAGATTTTGGCAAACCGCGTCACTCGGAATGGTCATTTCCATCACTCGGTTATTTTGCAACCGTAG
- the ybeY gene encoding rRNA maturation RNase YbeY, which yields MPHSILEVEVTIQDHFFIEAADASHRLVPCFDRSTAPISTDLWKHWFNRWLNELYSYLPTGDRDEHCYELTVRLTDDDEIQAFNSQYRHKNQPTDVLAFAALEVDYPQLEAFDLEASADDFLYLGDIVISVETAQRQAAQLGHSLQQELAWLAAHALLHLLGWDHPDQDCLLRMLKQQETLLQTVGLSIDYHQIENLIRQDYLDTPSDTDLCNL from the coding sequence ATGCCCCACTCGATCCTAGAAGTTGAAGTGACAATACAAGATCACTTTTTTATTGAGGCAGCTGATGCCTCCCATCGACTGGTTCCCTGTTTCGATCGATCAACGGCTCCCATCTCTACCGACCTGTGGAAGCATTGGTTTAATCGGTGGCTCAACGAGCTTTACTCCTATTTACCAACTGGCGATCGCGATGAACATTGCTATGAACTAACAGTACGGCTAACGGACGATGATGAGATCCAAGCCTTCAATTCGCAATATCGTCACAAAAATCAACCGACAGATGTATTAGCATTCGCTGCCCTAGAGGTAGACTATCCTCAACTTGAAGCGTTTGACCTTGAAGCATCAGCAGATGACTTTCTGTATCTGGGAGATATCGTGATTTCAGTCGAAACCGCCCAAAGACAAGCGGCTCAACTGGGGCACTCGTTGCAACAGGAGTTGGCATGGCTGGCTGCTCACGCTCTTCTTCATCTGCTGGGTTGGGACCATCCAGATCAAGACTGCCTGCTGCGTATGTTAAAACAGCAGGAAACTTTGCTACAAACTGTTGGGTTATCGATCGATTACCATCAAATAGAAAATTTAATTCGGCAAGACTATTTAGACACTCCTTCAGATACAGACTTATGCAACCTGTAA
- a CDS encoding DUF3134 domain-containing protein, whose product MRNPALHEQPRHQPATVIPVQRDASILDWLEGTGRLLSREASDFDFSNDEEEITELMTGDDSSFDLDDDDDDSLDLDE is encoded by the coding sequence ATGCGTAATCCAGCCTTACATGAACAACCGCGTCATCAACCTGCTACGGTGATTCCAGTGCAGCGCGATGCTTCTATTCTCGATTGGTTAGAGGGAACGGGGCGATTGTTATCTCGTGAAGCCAGTGATTTTGATTTCTCAAACGACGAAGAAGAAATTACGGAACTGATGACGGGCGACGACAGTAGCTTTGATCTTGACGATGATGATGACGATTCTCTTGATTTAGATGAGTAA
- the ureA gene encoding urease subunit gamma: protein MQLTPQEKDKLLIFTAALLAERRKNKGLKLNYPESVAYISAAILEGAREGRSVAELMTYGTTLLSRADVMDGIAEMLHEVQVEATFPDGTKLVTVHDPIR, encoded by the coding sequence ATGCAATTGACGCCGCAAGAGAAAGACAAGTTGCTCATTTTTACGGCTGCACTGTTGGCCGAACGCCGCAAGAACAAGGGATTAAAGTTAAACTATCCGGAATCGGTCGCATATATCTCGGCAGCTATCCTTGAAGGCGCTCGAGAGGGGCGATCAGTCGCAGAGTTAATGACCTATGGTACAACGTTGCTATCTCGCGCTGACGTGATGGATGGTATTGCCGAAATGTTGCACGAAGTACAAGTAGAAGCTACCTTTCCTGATGGCACAAAACTGGTGACTGTGCACGATCCAATTCGGTAG
- a CDS encoding AAA family ATPase: MSTDSSESFSDNWAYLKAELRWLDQILMVAVARQRKENHDLERVTQSKADRVTSAWWKGIIVPEGKVSYDEHRQLSPAGTGGAKATYQQQLEHKIQVSHRHGVLLGLPALRDRLGLTLFEKNLVLMSLAPEINRRYARLYRYLQGDDAPVKTDLPTLDLVLRLLCRNDEEWRSARHRLVTASPLMQYQLLRLHPTVDSLLNCPLKLVAPLVNYLLAAQPSLENLEQLLRLPTVTAVPSFPSFSIQPIEFLPSPVPSQTSSLDWSRLVLPDALIKTLQGLVQRQQNYAKAETHWGLSSIQIGARPGTIVLFTGTTGTGKGTAATVIAQALGEPLYRIDLATINPDDYERWLETIRSVAPAVLLLKSAQMWFGRSALLLAHQQHQLWQLRQREQGPVLTILSTHSLSAMQIQWRQQADQVLSFPKPNASARIRLWQRAIPPQVPHSPEIDWQSLAQLALSGGEIAAIVQNAILQAASAEADALEMQHFLEVLSQRGTFLVNKATITTTTTKTRSAKTAKPSKPLVRRRKTTLPDNE; this comes from the coding sequence ATGTCAACCGATTCATCTGAGAGTTTTTCTGATAACTGGGCATATTTGAAAGCAGAACTGCGCTGGCTTGATCAGATTTTGATGGTGGCGGTGGCGCGGCAACGTAAAGAGAATCATGATCTAGAGCGAGTGACTCAATCGAAAGCCGATCGTGTCACGAGTGCTTGGTGGAAGGGCATTATCGTACCCGAAGGCAAGGTCTCTTATGATGAGCATCGTCAGTTGTCACCGGCTGGAACCGGAGGAGCCAAGGCAACCTACCAGCAGCAGCTAGAGCACAAAATTCAGGTTAGCCATCGACACGGCGTTCTGTTGGGTTTACCAGCTTTGCGCGATCGACTGGGACTGACGCTGTTTGAAAAAAATTTGGTGTTAATGAGCCTGGCTCCGGAAATCAATCGGCGCTATGCTCGGTTGTATCGCTATCTTCAGGGGGATGATGCTCCAGTTAAAACCGACTTGCCCACGCTCGACTTGGTGCTGCGGTTGCTCTGTCGGAATGATGAGGAATGGCGATCAGCACGGCATCGATTAGTAACGGCTTCGCCCTTGATGCAGTATCAATTGCTGCGGTTGCATCCAACGGTGGATAGTTTGTTGAACTGTCCGCTGAAACTGGTGGCACCACTGGTCAATTACTTGCTGGCAGCCCAGCCCAGTCTAGAAAACTTAGAGCAGTTGTTACGGCTCCCCACAGTTACGGCTGTCCCATCGTTCCCATCGTTCTCTATCCAACCGATTGAGTTCTTGCCGTCTCCAGTTCCCTCTCAGACTTCCAGCCTCGACTGGTCACGTCTGGTATTACCTGATGCATTAATTAAAACACTCCAGGGATTAGTACAACGGCAGCAGAACTATGCCAAAGCGGAAACCCACTGGGGACTCTCGTCTATTCAAATAGGAGCGCGACCGGGGACGATCGTTTTGTTTACAGGAACAACGGGAACTGGCAAGGGCACAGCCGCTACTGTGATAGCTCAGGCATTGGGGGAACCGCTCTACCGCATTGATTTAGCAACCATCAATCCAGATGATTATGAACGCTGGCTAGAGACGATTCGATCGGTGGCTCCGGCCGTGCTGCTGCTCAAATCAGCACAGATGTGGTTTGGGCGATCGGCATTGCTACTGGCTCATCAGCAACATCAGTTGTGGCAGCTACGACAACGAGAACAGGGGCCAGTCCTGACCATTTTGAGCACCCATTCCCTTTCAGCGATGCAAATTCAGTGGCGGCAGCAAGCGGATCAAGTGTTGAGCTTTCCCAAACCTAATGCCAGCGCTCGAATTCGGCTGTGGCAGAGGGCCATTCCACCCCAAGTTCCCCACAGTCCTGAGATTGACTGGCAAAGCTTGGCACAGTTGGCATTGAGCGGTGGTGAGATTGCGGCGATCGTGCAAAATGCCATTCTTCAGGCAGCTAGTGCCGAGGCAGACGCGCTGGAAATGCAGCATTTTCTGGAGGTGTTATCACAGCGGGGCACGTTCCTGGTAAACAAAGCAACGATTACAACAACTACAACCAAAACTCGTTCAGCCAAGACAGCCAAACCCTCAAAACCTCTGGTGAGGCGGCGAAAGACAACCCTGCCTGACAATGAGTGA
- a CDS encoding glycosyltransferase family 4 protein — protein sequence MSHSDAQSLASISTPKASVLPSSSFAVSKRAIPNRQAIALISDHGDPAAEIGREEAGGQNVYVRQVGEALAKLGWQVDMFTRKSHPDDPAIVQHSLHCRTIRLQAGPESFVPRDQLFQYLPEFVEAFQKFQAKEGTNYPLIHTNYWMSAWIGLQLRQQSNIQLVHTYHSLGAVKYRAVAEKPAIAETRLAVEKQILEQANCIVATSPQEKEHLRSLVSQQGYIEVIPCGTDIDKFHVMPQSEARVALGFQPHEKIVLYVGRFDRRKGIETLVRAFAQVKQQLEANWATDLDTLILNPSLPLPTLRLVIVGGSDPAQSDGQERQRIEQIVRDLGLTDQTLFAGQIGHDRLPLYYTAADVCVIPSHYEPFGLVAIEAMACGTPVVASDVGGLKFTVVPEETGLLVPPQDGTAFANAIERILTDDIWVRKVRRQASARVQQNFSWTGVAVQLSDLYRRLMAQSLLAPSAFTALDPMAATPENIATAAVRAENLVKAS from the coding sequence ATGTCACACTCTGATGCACAGTCCCTTGCATCTATTTCAACCCCTAAGGCTTCTGTGCTGCCATCCTCTTCTTTTGCAGTCAGTAAGCGAGCCATTCCAAATCGCCAGGCGATCGCCCTAATTTCCGATCATGGCGATCCAGCCGCTGAAATTGGTCGAGAAGAAGCGGGTGGACAAAACGTTTATGTTCGTCAAGTGGGAGAAGCCTTAGCTAAATTGGGCTGGCAAGTGGACATGTTCACCCGCAAAAGTCATCCAGATGACCCTGCGATTGTCCAGCACTCGCTCCATTGTCGGACGATTCGGTTGCAGGCTGGACCTGAATCCTTTGTCCCTCGCGATCAGTTATTTCAGTATCTACCAGAGTTTGTTGAAGCCTTTCAAAAGTTTCAAGCGAAGGAAGGAACGAATTATCCTCTCATTCATACCAATTATTGGATGTCAGCCTGGATTGGCTTACAGCTTAGACAGCAAAGCAACATTCAATTAGTGCATACTTATCACTCGTTAGGGGCAGTAAAGTATCGCGCTGTTGCTGAAAAGCCTGCGATCGCTGAAACCCGGTTGGCAGTAGAGAAACAAATTCTAGAACAAGCTAATTGCATTGTTGCAACTAGCCCTCAAGAAAAAGAGCATTTGCGATCGCTCGTATCCCAACAGGGGTATATCGAAGTCATTCCCTGTGGGACAGACATTGACAAATTTCATGTCATGCCTCAGTCGGAAGCAAGAGTTGCATTGGGCTTTCAGCCCCACGAAAAAATTGTACTGTACGTAGGACGGTTCGATCGGCGTAAGGGTATTGAGACCCTGGTACGGGCCTTCGCTCAAGTCAAGCAGCAATTAGAAGCCAACTGGGCAACGGATCTCGATACCTTGATTCTCAATCCGAGCTTGCCTTTACCAACCTTGCGGTTAGTGATTGTAGGAGGTAGCGACCCAGCCCAATCAGACGGTCAAGAGCGCCAGCGAATTGAACAAATTGTGCGAGATTTGGGCCTTACAGACCAAACCTTATTTGCCGGACAAATTGGACACGATCGTCTGCCACTGTACTACACAGCCGCCGATGTCTGTGTTATTCCCAGCCACTACGAGCCGTTTGGATTAGTTGCCATTGAAGCAATGGCGTGCGGCACACCCGTTGTTGCCTCGGATGTGGGTGGGTTGAAGTTTACAGTTGTACCGGAAGAAACAGGGCTGTTGGTTCCTCCCCAAGATGGGACTGCCTTTGCCAATGCGATCGAACGAATTTTGACGGACGACATTTGGGTTCGCAAGGTGCGGCGACAGGCGTCGGCACGGGTACAGCAAAACTTTAGTTGGACAGGCGTTGCGGTTCAACTCAGTGACCTATACCGACGCCTCATGGCCCAATCCCTATTGGCACCATCCGCCTTCACGGCTCTAGATCCAATGGCGGCAACTCCCGAAAATATCGCCACTGCTGCGGTTCGTGCAGAGAATTTGGTTAAAGCCTCTTAA
- the mraY gene encoding phospho-N-acetylmuramoyl-pentapeptide-transferase, translated as MDAKLIPDRTVGLTGNQLFIGLGAGLSTAALILDWWAGRSLLSSVSLTLPLVACFLLTAGLGYWVIPLLRQLKAGQVIRQDGPQAHLKKAGTPTMGGIFFVPVAVIMATLWSGFSPMVLAVAALTTAYAAIGWMDDWQILRKKSNKGISPRMKLTLQILFGSVFCLWLFLTQPIDFSTIALPLGITLPLGGLFWLLAGFVLVAESNATNLTDGLDGLAAGTGAIALMGLAALIVSNSPDLAVFCACMAGGCLGFLSHNHNPARVFMGDTGSLALGGALAAVGIVSHSLFGLLVLSGIFLAESLSVLAQVGYYKATKDDRGVGKRLLKMAPLHHHFELTGWSETQVVFRFYLIGGLLALLGLLVA; from the coding sequence GTGGATGCAAAGTTAATCCCCGATCGGACGGTCGGTCTAACGGGCAATCAGCTTTTTATCGGATTGGGTGCTGGATTAAGTACAGCTGCATTGATTTTGGATTGGTGGGCAGGGCGATCGCTCCTGTCTAGTGTGAGCTTAACGTTACCATTAGTAGCCTGTTTCTTGCTGACAGCTGGGTTAGGCTACTGGGTGATTCCATTGCTGCGACAACTAAAGGCTGGGCAGGTGATTCGCCAAGATGGTCCCCAAGCTCACTTGAAAAAGGCGGGAACGCCGACGATGGGGGGCATTTTCTTTGTGCCAGTGGCGGTAATTATGGCCACGCTGTGGTCTGGCTTTTCTCCGATGGTTTTGGCGGTGGCTGCTTTAACAACGGCGTATGCAGCGATCGGTTGGATGGATGATTGGCAAATTCTGCGCAAGAAATCAAACAAGGGCATTTCTCCGCGCATGAAGCTGACCCTGCAAATTTTGTTTGGGTCAGTGTTCTGTCTTTGGTTGTTTTTAACTCAACCGATCGATTTTTCCACAATCGCGCTTCCCCTGGGCATTACGTTGCCGTTGGGTGGGCTGTTCTGGCTGTTGGCGGGGTTTGTGTTGGTAGCTGAAAGTAATGCAACCAACCTCACTGATGGCTTAGATGGGCTTGCCGCTGGTACGGGGGCGATCGCGCTCATGGGCTTAGCAGCGTTGATTGTCTCAAACTCTCCGGATTTGGCAGTATTCTGCGCTTGTATGGCGGGCGGCTGCTTAGGCTTTTTGTCGCACAACCACAATCCGGCTCGCGTGTTTATGGGAGATACCGGATCGTTGGCGTTAGGAGGAGCGCTGGCAGCCGTTGGCATTGTCAGTCATTCGCTGTTCGGGCTACTTGTTCTCAGCGGTATATTCCTCGCCGAATCGCTGTCGGTATTGGCGCAGGTTGGATACTATAAAGCAACCAAGGACGATCGCGGTGTTGGGAAACGCTTGCTGAAAATGGCTCCGTTACATCATCATTTTGAGCTAACTGGTTGGAGTGAGACCCAAGTCGTATTTCGGTTTTACTTGATTGGAGGGCTGCTGGCGTTACTGGGTTTGCTGGTAGCCTAA
- a CDS encoding DUF3285 domain-containing protein, translating into MPNASESSSPPQESNFSEPKPSYVKLAMRNMVRKRGKSLYHFALTTIGLLAVLIGLAYLTR; encoded by the coding sequence ATGCCCAACGCTTCTGAGTCATCATCGCCTCCTCAAGAGTCCAATTTCTCAGAACCCAAACCCAGCTATGTGAAGCTTGCTATGCGGAATATGGTTCGCAAGCGGGGAAAATCACTTTATCACTTTGCGCTCACGACGATCGGGCTGCTAGCGGTGCTGATTGGTCTTGCCTATCTAACACGCTAA
- a CDS encoding PD-(D/E)XK nuclease family protein: protein MFHLSQGHLNLLQTCPRKFQHVYLEQLSVPTSFEQQARLNWGDRFHRLMQQRELGLPIHELSGIEPPLSRSMSALFQAAPELFEPNEAQVRQSEHRRTLPLQNYLLTVIYDLLILQPQQAQILDWKTYARPPHSRWLAQHWQTRLYLFVLAETSDYTPEQLSMIYWFVEADPNRTNQPTSLTFTYSSILHQQTKQDLMRLLQQLTAWKQQYPEQDFPQIPASNHLCETCNFAVRCQRENSDRPTFARLDVDTIEEIAL from the coding sequence ATGTTTCACCTTTCCCAAGGGCATCTCAACCTATTGCAAACCTGTCCGCGCAAATTTCAGCACGTTTATCTAGAGCAACTCAGCGTTCCAACGTCTTTTGAGCAGCAAGCACGCTTGAACTGGGGCGATCGCTTTCATCGACTGATGCAGCAACGAGAACTCGGCTTACCCATCCATGAGCTATCCGGTATCGAGCCACCCTTGTCTCGAAGTATGTCAGCGCTCTTTCAAGCCGCCCCTGAATTATTTGAACCCAACGAAGCACAGGTTCGCCAAAGTGAACATCGCCGCACCTTGCCGCTCCAAAACTACCTGCTGACCGTTATCTATGATTTGCTGATTTTGCAGCCACAGCAGGCGCAAATTCTTGATTGGAAAACCTATGCCCGTCCGCCCCATTCTCGCTGGCTAGCGCAACATTGGCAAACTCGCCTTTACCTGTTTGTCCTAGCAGAAACCAGTGACTATACGCCCGAACAACTGTCTATGATCTACTGGTTCGTGGAGGCAGATCCCAATCGCACCAACCAACCAACCAGCCTGACGTTCACCTATAGTTCGATTTTGCATCAACAAACCAAGCAGGATCTAATGCGGTTACTCCAGCAGCTAACCGCCTGGAAGCAGCAGTATCCAGAGCAAGATTTCCCGCAAATTCCAGCGTCGAACCATCTCTGTGAAACATGTAACTTTGCGGTGCGTTGCCAGCGAGAGAATAGCGATCGACCCACTTTCGCCCGGCTGGATGTAGACACAATCGAGGAAATTGCTCTGTAG
- a CDS encoding PAP/fibrillin family protein translates to MLGKATLLETIAGKNRGISATAAEKQAILSAIAQLEDRNPTPHPVEALDKLNGNWRLLYTTSQELLQIDRLPFLKLGQIYQFVQASAARIYNIAEVSGLPYLEGLVSVAARFEPLSQQRVKVNFERGIIGLQRLVKYRSPNEFIQRIESGQKFAAIDFNITNRDQKGWLDITYLDDDLRIGRGNEGNVFVLTKAN, encoded by the coding sequence ATGTTGGGGAAAGCAACTTTATTAGAGACGATCGCCGGAAAAAATCGGGGGATTTCGGCAACCGCAGCCGAGAAACAGGCAATTCTGTCTGCTATCGCCCAATTAGAAGACCGAAACCCAACCCCGCACCCTGTTGAAGCGTTGGACAAATTGAACGGGAACTGGCGACTTCTTTATACCACTAGCCAAGAGCTACTACAGATCGATCGCCTACCATTCCTGAAACTTGGACAAATTTATCAATTCGTTCAAGCTTCAGCTGCCAGGATTTATAACATTGCAGAAGTATCGGGATTACCCTACCTAGAAGGTTTGGTCAGCGTTGCGGCTCGGTTTGAACCCCTGTCACAGCAGCGCGTTAAGGTTAACTTTGAACGGGGCATTATTGGATTACAGCGACTAGTGAAGTATCGATCGCCCAATGAGTTCATACAACGAATTGAATCTGGACAAAAATTCGCCGCGATCGACTTTAACATCACCAATCGAGACCAAAAAGGCTGGCTCGATATTACCTATCTAGATGACGACCTGCGCATCGGTCGTGGTAATGAAGGTAATGTATTTGTGCTCACAAAAGCGAACTAA
- the trpS gene encoding tryptophan--tRNA ligase: protein MGKPRVLSGIQPTGELHLGNYLGAIRNWVEIQQDYDSFLFMADLHAITVPHDPTKLADNTYKVAAMYLACGISLEHATVFVQSHIPAHTELAWLFSCITPLNWLDDMVQFKEKAIKQGENVGTGLLTYPVLQAADILLYQPDKVPVGEDQKQHLELTRDIAARLNYQFGKEEQPILKLPEPMIPKQGARVMSLTDGTRKMSKSDPSDMSRINLLDPPDLIERKIKRCKTDSVRGLTFDDPDRPECNNLLTLYMILTNQPKETVAAEAAEMGWGQFKPLFTDALISVLKPIQKRYDEIMADEHYLKTVLHDGREKAETIANQTLVKVKQALGYSMPV from the coding sequence ATGGGCAAGCCTCGTGTTCTTTCTGGAATTCAGCCAACAGGCGAACTGCATCTGGGCAACTATTTGGGTGCAATTCGGAATTGGGTTGAAATTCAACAGGATTATGACAGTTTTCTGTTTATGGCTGATCTTCATGCCATTACAGTTCCGCATGATCCCACCAAACTCGCCGACAATACTTATAAAGTGGCTGCCATGTATTTGGCTTGTGGTATCAGCTTAGAGCATGCCACTGTCTTTGTGCAGTCGCATATTCCTGCTCACACAGAACTTGCCTGGCTATTTAGCTGTATTACCCCGCTAAACTGGCTAGACGACATGGTGCAGTTTAAAGAAAAAGCCATCAAGCAAGGCGAGAATGTGGGGACAGGGTTATTGACCTATCCGGTGCTACAAGCGGCCGACATTTTGCTGTATCAACCTGACAAGGTTCCCGTAGGCGAAGACCAGAAGCAGCATTTAGAATTGACACGAGACATTGCTGCCCGGCTCAATTATCAATTTGGCAAAGAAGAACAGCCGATTTTGAAGTTGCCAGAGCCGATGATCCCCAAGCAAGGGGCACGGGTGATGAGCTTGACGGACGGCACTCGTAAGATGTCGAAGTCTGATCCGTCGGATATGAGTCGAATTAATTTGCTTGATCCACCCGACTTGATTGAGCGTAAGATTAAGCGCTGCAAAACCGATTCTGTGAGGGGTCTAACGTTTGATGATCCCGATCGCCCAGAGTGCAACAACCTGCTGACGCTGTACATGATTTTGACCAACCAACCGAAGGAAACCGTGGCGGCTGAAGCGGCTGAAATGGGTTGGGGACAGTTCAAACCACTGTTTACAGATGCTTTGATTTCGGTGTTGAAACCAATTCAGAAGCGTTACGACGAAATTATGGCTGACGAGCACTATCTAAAAACTGTGTTACATGATGGACGCGAAAAAGCAGAAACGATCGCTAATCAAACACTGGTGAAGGTGAAGCAAGCGCTGGGCTATTCCATGCCAGTTTAA
- a CDS encoding anthranilate synthase component II: MILVIDNYDSFTYNLAQYLGELGTELPIAAEVEVYRNDRISLDQIRQLNPDGIVISPGPGHPNESGVSLAVIRELGPTIPILGVCLGHQGIGHVFGGKITAAPELMHGKTSPVHHTGVGVFAGLENPFTATRYHSLVIDRPTCPAILEITAWVEDGTIMGVRHRQFPHIQGVQFHPESVLTHSGKALLRNFLISIKQPLAV, from the coding sequence ATGATTCTTGTTATCGATAACTACGACAGTTTTACCTACAACCTAGCCCAATACTTAGGAGAACTTGGCACAGAGCTACCGATTGCTGCCGAGGTGGAGGTTTATCGAAACGATCGGATTTCACTAGACCAAATCCGTCAACTGAACCCAGATGGCATTGTCATTTCTCCGGGACCAGGACACCCGAATGAATCTGGCGTTTCACTAGCCGTGATTCGCGAGTTGGGACCCACCATACCCATTCTTGGGGTCTGTTTAGGGCATCAAGGCATTGGACATGTGTTTGGCGGTAAAATTACCGCTGCACCTGAACTGATGCACGGTAAAACTTCACCAGTACACCACACAGGTGTAGGCGTGTTCGCAGGCTTGGAGAATCCCTTCACAGCCACACGCTACCATAGTCTAGTGATCGATCGCCCAACCTGCCCTGCCATCCTAGAAATTACGGCTTGGGTAGAAGATGGCACCATTATGGGGGTTCGCCATCGCCAGTTTCCCCATATTCAAGGCGTACAGTTCCATCCAGAGAGCGTTTTAACTCACTCTGGTAAGGCACTCTTGCGAAATTTCTTGATATCGATCAAACAACCTCTTGCGGTTTGA